Proteins encoded in a region of the Fimbriimonadia bacterium genome:
- a CDS encoding UvrD-helicase domain-containing protein gives MKPPRDQLERDRIEQVLDRCLLVEASAGTGKTRSMVRRMVTLLRAGECPIETLCAVTFTRKAAAELRDRFRLELYRASREATDSEADRLSAALAGLDACFIGTIHAFCARLLRERPVEAQVDPAFREIEPDEDEELQMEAWRAYAERLHATDDPLLAELSAVGLTMGGLRSTFRRFATYPDVTSWPAESVELGDLSEVAAALSDYARHMQTIAANFPPSPSGDDLVHLYRTVPRMLRSRDLTNPADLMFVLERFESGRTPTQKDWPHGKEVAKAEGARYQEFQQTIALPALERWRAHRYPVCIKTLHGAKEEYDRLRRERCVLNFQDLLLRAASLLRDKPHIRRYFRKRFTHLLVDEFQDTDPIQAEVMMLLTADDPAQQEWRHCRPVPGSLFVVGDPKQSIYRFRRADITTYEQVKKLIVAGGGEVVTLRANFRSSPEIVDWVNATFRPQFEAHDSSTSPVYTRMESMGDPDGEPAVFSVEIRKDGRKADVAEHTDRIANYVASEIGGDRAAACDFLLITPDKKHISLYSAALRAAGVPNEVTGGAALRAVPQVRLLSDLAWALAEPDNPLATLAVLRGEAFGLSDPDLFEHARAGGEFLFGKPGKTEFVKACFERLNQYADWASRYPPAVALEKALEDCGVWALAANDEDGSRRAGSIGKALALVRSGVTQDWTLLATAERLRRLAEGEDEQDAVAAVHPAQPPARVMNLHQAKGLEAEQVFLAGTGGARDHPADVHIDRTDVEPRGYIVVTEERRSQNQTLAHPSGWPQYAEREHAFLQAERTRLRYVAATRARSKLFIAAERTQKGFSKSSLWSAIHEASEGLPEMAERQPVYVDSDAEMRRVGVHEPAEAAGRIRERCEQAVKPSYESVAAKQQAVGAVWLPPSGDDTGMRWGSAIHRLLERALGEPALDLRIAATEALVEEDLSLDGLDEAVETVSAALQSDLIQRARAASSCYLEFPFSYLESEEPMPRIVRGVIDLVFREDEGWVVADYKTDAVPATGPGALVEKYGPQIRAYAAGWRQIVGEEVIEGGLYLTKTRQYVQVPLQADDS, from the coding sequence ATGAAGCCACCTCGTGATCAACTAGAACGCGACCGCATCGAGCAGGTGTTGGATCGGTGCCTTTTGGTGGAGGCCTCGGCAGGCACGGGAAAAACGCGCTCCATGGTTCGACGCATGGTGACGCTACTGCGAGCGGGGGAGTGCCCCATCGAGACGCTGTGTGCAGTCACGTTCACTCGCAAAGCCGCTGCTGAGCTACGCGACCGTTTTCGGCTAGAGCTGTATCGGGCATCCAGGGAGGCGACTGACAGCGAGGCAGATCGGCTCTCCGCCGCGCTTGCTGGCCTGGATGCCTGTTTTATTGGCACGATTCACGCTTTTTGTGCTCGTCTGCTACGCGAGCGGCCCGTCGAGGCACAGGTGGACCCTGCCTTCCGCGAAATCGAACCGGACGAGGACGAAGAGCTTCAGATGGAGGCCTGGCGGGCGTATGCCGAGCGGCTGCACGCGACTGATGACCCGCTGCTAGCAGAGCTGAGTGCGGTAGGTCTGACGATGGGGGGGCTCCGGTCTACCTTCCGTCGCTTCGCCACCTACCCGGACGTGACGAGCTGGCCCGCGGAGAGTGTGGAGTTAGGTGATCTGTCGGAAGTGGCTGCTGCTCTCTCCGACTATGCGCGGCACATGCAGACGATTGCGGCGAACTTCCCGCCGAGTCCGTCCGGTGATGACTTGGTGCATCTCTACCGGACGGTCCCACGCATGTTGCGCTCCCGCGACCTAACGAACCCGGCAGACCTGATGTTCGTGTTGGAACGCTTCGAATCGGGCCGAACACCCACACAAAAAGACTGGCCGCACGGCAAAGAGGTGGCGAAGGCGGAAGGTGCTAGGTATCAGGAGTTCCAACAGACGATTGCTCTGCCAGCGCTCGAGCGGTGGCGCGCACACCGCTATCCCGTGTGTATCAAAACTCTTCATGGGGCGAAGGAGGAGTACGACCGGCTCCGACGCGAGCGCTGCGTGCTGAACTTCCAGGATCTACTACTGCGCGCCGCCTCCCTGTTACGTGACAAGCCGCATATCCGCCGGTACTTCCGCAAGCGGTTCACGCACCTATTGGTTGACGAGTTTCAGGACACCGATCCGATCCAGGCCGAGGTGATGATGCTGCTAACAGCAGACGACCCCGCGCAGCAGGAGTGGCGTCACTGTCGGCCCGTTCCCGGCTCGCTATTCGTAGTAGGCGATCCGAAGCAGTCCATCTACCGATTCCGTCGCGCCGACATCACCACCTATGAGCAGGTGAAGAAGCTGATAGTAGCCGGTGGGGGCGAAGTAGTAACGCTCCGTGCCAACTTCCGCAGCTCGCCCGAAATCGTGGACTGGGTCAACGCGACGTTCCGCCCGCAGTTCGAGGCGCACGACAGTTCCACTTCGCCCGTTTACACGCGGATGGAAAGCATGGGAGACCCCGATGGCGAGCCCGCTGTGTTCTCGGTCGAGATCAGGAAAGACGGGAGAAAGGCTGACGTCGCCGAGCACACGGACCGCATCGCCAACTACGTGGCAAGCGAGATTGGCGGTGACCGGGCCGCGGCGTGCGACTTTCTGCTGATCACGCCGGACAAGAAACATATCTCTCTCTACTCCGCCGCGCTCCGTGCCGCGGGGGTGCCGAACGAGGTCACGGGTGGCGCTGCGCTTCGGGCCGTTCCTCAGGTGAGGCTGCTTTCGGATCTGGCGTGGGCCCTCGCCGAGCCGGACAACCCGCTCGCCACTCTGGCCGTGCTCCGTGGTGAGGCCTTCGGGCTGTCCGATCCCGATCTGTTCGAGCACGCGCGAGCAGGAGGGGAGTTCTTGTTTGGAAAGCCCGGAAAGACCGAGTTCGTGAAGGCGTGCTTCGAGCGACTAAACCAATATGCGGACTGGGCATCCCGCTATCCCCCTGCCGTTGCGCTGGAGAAGGCTTTGGAGGATTGCGGCGTGTGGGCACTCGCAGCAAACGACGAAGACGGAAGTCGCCGTGCGGGGAGCATCGGCAAGGCGCTGGCGCTGGTTCGCAGCGGTGTCACGCAAGATTGGACGCTGCTTGCCACCGCGGAGCGACTGCGCCGGCTAGCAGAGGGCGAGGACGAACAGGATGCCGTTGCCGCCGTGCATCCAGCGCAACCGCCCGCGCGTGTGATGAACCTGCACCAGGCGAAGGGACTGGAGGCCGAGCAGGTGTTCCTCGCCGGTACGGGTGGGGCTCGTGACCACCCGGCTGATGTGCACATCGACCGAACCGACGTCGAGCCACGAGGGTACATCGTGGTCACCGAGGAACGTAGATCCCAGAACCAAACGTTGGCCCACCCGTCGGGCTGGCCGCAGTACGCGGAGCGGGAACACGCGTTCCTGCAAGCCGAGCGCACGCGACTTCGCTATGTGGCCGCCACGCGGGCGAGGTCCAAGCTATTCATCGCGGCGGAACGCACGCAAAAGGGCTTCTCCAAGAGCTCGCTTTGGAGCGCGATCCATGAGGCGAGCGAGGGTCTTCCGGAGATGGCGGAGCGGCAACCGGTGTATGTCGACTCGGATGCCGAGATGCGGCGGGTCGGCGTCCACGAGCCTGCCGAGGCGGCGGGGCGCATACGAGAACGTTGCGAGCAGGCGGTCAAGCCGAGCTACGAGAGTGTTGCCGCCAAGCAGCAAGCGGTGGGGGCGGTGTGGCTCCCTCCGTCGGGTGACGACACCGGGATGCGATGGGGCTCTGCTATTCACCGGCTGCTGGAGCGTGCGCTGGGTGAGCCTGCACTGGACCTTCGTATCGCGGCGACGGAGGCACTGGTCGAGGAAGATCTCTCCCTCGATGGGTTGGACGAGGCAGTGGAGACCGTGAGCGCGGCGTTGCAGTCGGACCTGATCCAGCGCGCGAGGGCAGCGTCATCCTGCTACCTCGAGTTTCCGTTCTCTTATCTGGAGAGCGAGGAACCGATGCCTCGCATCGTGCGAGGCGTGATTGACCTCGTATTCCGGGAGGACGAGGGCTGGGTGGTGGCCGACTACAAGACCGATGCCGTCCCCGCGACGGGACCCGGGGCACTAGTGGAAAAGTACGGGCCGCAGATTCGGGCGTACGCGGCAGGCTGGCGCCAGATTGTCGGTGAAGAGGTCATAGAAGGCGGGCTGTACCTGACCAAGACACGGCAGTACGTCCAAGTGCCGCTGCAGGCAGACGATTCGTGA
- a CDS encoding PD-(D/E)XK nuclease family protein, translated as MLTTANAFVSSLASYCADHLLEEKLLLAPRSRIGWQWVDATVLTGVPVANMRVRTVYGLARDILGGQTSGLTLLPYEAGPMLVERAWANLPPNGYLTSLDPGFGLFERAYETVRTLRVAGVDPGELGEPAFEVPTKGTELRALLDAYVRELHGAGLADHADLLRAARAALPAAFPDRVTVLVPADFSERLGRLERELLEAIPAHRVHALDVDGPGPLGSPYQDLELLRYLAEPMSAPRSAGDDSVRFFHAMGEEVEVREAVRRAFTDGPLDTTEILYSTSDPYLPLLIEVFWRMQPEGTSELPATFDEGIPCQYARPGRALRAWASWVREGHPQRTVTAMLREGLLRLDDGTTPHAAAKAFSEATILRGIDRYRPRMAKFRRSLGLRSFEGEAEVEDEERGPRVPSWRPNDWEAAEAAVERLLAVTPPPGAATEQVLECAQSFLTEVCAYRNELDNYARERMKGDIRSLQMTLTAIGSASTLFDVWAWLDALPENSRIKGEGPRPGRVHCAPLSSGGHSGRTNTIILGLDESRFPGRLYQDPLLLDAEKQALSEHMSTAAQRVRLRLAEFQRLAARLRGRVTLAFSSMSLEDGREQFPSSVFLDAYRLVRGPRDAEMRVVMEKLGPRVGFAPDDEGRCCSMSEWWLWRCCATPDPTEATEALCAAHPNLEFGLEARTARESPDFTPYDGCIPNPPPVLDPLAAEGPTMSSGALETLAACPLRYFFRRVLRAKPPDAEPDPDEWLDALQFGSLMHEVFATFVRERIGGPPETLEEARGRLREILDERIAHQREEWPPPSEAAVVEQRRRMETVCEAFLQEEMERDSEPVYVEVSVGLPLNAPASGVDRREPVSAPIQGRTLRLVGRIDRIDRTGDGYLLLDYKTGSDRRFRDRKTYEQGRIQQPLVYVHLAEGVLGQRPVSFAYLFPSGRGDDVRYVWPAEDLLSYSEQIVELCRLAASGAFPATNDHDDCEYCDYQRVCGDHEAVVERSARKLLNPENHVLAPMRRLRGVNEATS; from the coding sequence ATGCTTACCACTGCAAACGCATTCGTCTCATCGCTCGCTTCCTACTGCGCCGACCACTTGCTGGAAGAGAAGCTGCTGCTCGCCCCGCGCAGCCGCATCGGATGGCAGTGGGTGGACGCCACGGTGCTTACCGGCGTCCCTGTGGCGAATATGCGGGTGCGAACCGTGTACGGCCTGGCTCGCGACATACTCGGGGGGCAAACCTCGGGCCTGACGCTGCTCCCGTACGAGGCCGGGCCCATGCTGGTCGAGCGCGCTTGGGCAAACCTTCCTCCGAACGGTTACCTGACCTCGTTGGATCCCGGTTTCGGGCTCTTCGAGCGGGCTTACGAGACAGTGCGGACGCTTCGAGTAGCGGGTGTGGATCCGGGCGAGTTGGGTGAGCCTGCCTTCGAAGTGCCGACCAAGGGCACCGAGCTGCGAGCGCTTCTCGATGCATACGTGCGCGAGCTACACGGGGCAGGCTTGGCCGACCATGCCGACCTGCTGAGGGCCGCCCGCGCCGCACTTCCCGCTGCTTTCCCGGACCGTGTCACCGTGCTCGTTCCCGCCGACTTCAGCGAGCGGCTCGGCCGTCTGGAGCGCGAACTGCTCGAGGCGATTCCCGCTCACCGGGTGCACGCGCTGGATGTGGACGGCCCAGGCCCCCTGGGCTCGCCATACCAGGATCTGGAATTGCTTCGGTATCTTGCCGAGCCGATGAGCGCGCCGCGTTCCGCAGGCGATGACAGCGTGCGGTTCTTCCACGCCATGGGTGAGGAAGTAGAAGTGCGAGAGGCCGTACGCCGAGCTTTCACCGACGGCCCGCTGGACACCACGGAGATCCTGTATTCCACCTCCGACCCCTACCTGCCGTTGCTCATCGAGGTCTTCTGGCGGATGCAACCAGAGGGCACCAGCGAGTTGCCAGCAACCTTCGACGAGGGCATCCCTTGCCAGTACGCCAGGCCGGGTCGGGCGCTTCGCGCATGGGCGAGTTGGGTGCGCGAAGGGCATCCTCAGCGCACCGTAACCGCGATGCTGCGAGAGGGACTTCTCCGGCTGGACGATGGAACGACCCCACACGCCGCAGCAAAAGCTTTCTCCGAGGCGACCATCCTGCGCGGAATCGACCGATACCGACCCAGGATGGCGAAGTTCCGGCGGTCGCTCGGGCTACGCTCGTTCGAGGGCGAAGCGGAGGTAGAGGACGAGGAACGGGGCCCTCGAGTCCCCTCATGGCGTCCGAACGACTGGGAAGCTGCGGAGGCAGCAGTAGAGCGATTGCTGGCTGTGACTCCGCCACCTGGCGCGGCGACGGAGCAGGTGCTGGAATGTGCACAGAGTTTCCTGACCGAGGTGTGTGCATACCGCAACGAGTTGGACAACTACGCGCGAGAGCGAATGAAGGGGGACATACGAAGCCTGCAGATGACACTGACAGCGATAGGCTCTGCAAGTACGCTGTTCGACGTGTGGGCTTGGTTGGACGCTCTGCCGGAAAACTCGCGGATCAAGGGCGAGGGGCCGAGGCCGGGACGGGTGCATTGCGCACCGCTATCGTCTGGCGGCCACTCCGGCCGGACGAACACGATCATCTTGGGGTTGGACGAGAGCCGCTTCCCTGGACGGCTCTATCAAGACCCCCTGCTGCTCGACGCAGAGAAGCAGGCGCTGTCCGAACATATGTCTACGGCGGCGCAGAGAGTTCGCCTGAGGCTTGCGGAGTTCCAGCGCCTGGCTGCGCGGCTGCGCGGGCGCGTGACGCTCGCGTTTAGCAGTATGTCGCTGGAGGACGGGCGAGAGCAATTCCCCTCGTCGGTGTTCCTGGATGCTTACCGACTCGTCCGCGGCCCTCGCGATGCGGAAATGCGCGTGGTGATGGAGAAACTCGGGCCTCGTGTGGGCTTTGCTCCGGACGACGAGGGCCGTTGCTGCAGCATGAGCGAGTGGTGGCTCTGGCGTTGTTGTGCCACCCCCGACCCTACCGAGGCCACCGAAGCGCTGTGTGCTGCACACCCGAACCTCGAGTTCGGACTCGAGGCGCGAACTGCCCGTGAGAGCCCGGACTTTACGCCTTACGACGGGTGCATCCCCAACCCGCCGCCCGTTCTAGACCCGCTGGCCGCGGAAGGACCTACCATGTCTTCCGGTGCCCTCGAGACTCTGGCGGCTTGCCCTTTACGCTACTTCTTCCGCCGCGTCTTGCGGGCCAAACCTCCCGATGCGGAGCCGGACCCCGACGAGTGGCTCGATGCCCTGCAGTTCGGGAGCCTGATGCACGAGGTGTTCGCGACCTTCGTGCGCGAGCGGATTGGCGGACCGCCGGAGACACTGGAGGAGGCGCGTGGCCGCCTTCGCGAGATACTGGACGAGCGAATCGCCCATCAGCGCGAGGAGTGGCCTCCGCCATCGGAAGCAGCAGTGGTGGAACAACGGCGGCGCATGGAGACGGTCTGCGAGGCCTTCCTGCAAGAGGAGATGGAACGGGACTCGGAGCCCGTGTACGTGGAGGTATCCGTGGGGCTCCCGCTGAACGCTCCGGCGAGTGGAGTGGATCGGCGCGAGCCCGTGTCGGCACCCATACAGGGCCGTACGCTGCGTCTCGTCGGGCGGATCGACCGGATAGACCGGACGGGCGATGGCTACCTGCTGCTGGACTACAAGACGGGCAGTGATAGGCGTTTCCGTGACCGGAAGACGTATGAGCAAGGCAGGATTCAGCAGCCGTTGGTGTACGTGCACTTGGCGGAGGGCGTGCTAGGACAGAGACCGGTGTCCTTCGCCTATCTTTTCCCCTCCGGACGCGGAGACGACGTGCGTTACGTGTGGCCCGCGGAAGACCTACTGTCGTACAGCGAACAGATCGTGGAACTATGCAGGCTGGCTGCTTCCGGCGCCTTCCCTGCTACGAACGACCACGACGATTGCGAGTACTGCGACTATCAGAGGGTGTGTGGAGACCACGAAGCCGTGGTCGAGCGCTCAGCGAGGAAACTACTCAATCCCGAGAACCATGTCCTCGCACCGATGCGACGATTGAGAGGTGTGAATGAAGCCACCTCGTGA